The nucleotide window AGAACCCACAAAGAATACCTGAAACTCGTATCCGATATGACTTAGAAAACAAACTAAATGTTTTGTCACTATTTTTGTTATCACCATTAAAGTGATAACTAACTCAAACATAAaagtaattttgtattttataaatttcatctactattttttaaatattttgaatattcagatatttttgtcaattcaattttatttaaatctgtTAAAGTTTTTGctaatttaaatatcaaaattttttacaaaTACTTTTATTATTGTCCAAGTAAAAATGTCAAAAAAAATCACTGTTTtaacaaataattcaaaaactccacacaaaagtatttttttggtgactccACACAAAAGTATTTGAACCTCaagttcaaatttaaaattcaatatataagAACACAAATTAATTCTCAAAATTCTACACCTAAGTTATAGTCTCTTTTAAGTTATAACTAGAACCATTACAATACACACATAAACATGAATATACTTGGGAGACAAGAGGAGACCATTCtatgtgaattaaaaatttattttcgtattttttttaaaaaatcaatgactaagtgtgtgtttggatttcaGTTTGTAAACGGGAGTTTGCATAGAAGTGATTTTGCAAACTTActtttgatgaaaagtaagtttgtgttaacgtgatttatgtttggcaatttttatatcaaaattgattataataaaataaatgttgtttgagTTATactattcaaaatcacttttagataaaaaattactaaaagagacatcaattaaaatatttttttatattattctattattttactttaaatatttgaataggccttattaattcattttataaaaaaagttacaataaaatataatatatgaaaattataattataaattttacatatcgaataaaaaataaaaaatttcagccaaaacaaaaacaaaatataaaacgagaattcatgtaaataaaaaacgataaaaattttataaaatcaataatatatatatcatatgaataaaagaaatataataaaaaagaagaaaaataaaattcatatgaacaatatatatcaacaatatatatcatataaaaCCAACAATATAAATACAgggcataaaaaaaagaaaaataaaatttatatgaacAAGAAcgcaagaaataaaaaaataccataaaaaaattaataacatacCTGAGAGATGAGAGATTACAACactgaaaaataatataaaaaaggctaatgataaaaataagtaaaaaataaaaaaaacaaagtcaaataaaaataaaaaagacaccTTAcatattaaacataaaaaaacagtaaaggataaaaaaaattcatatgaactaaaaaataataaaaaataaaaatataaaagagagtaCTATACATTGTATAAtgttaaacaaaaagaaaagattttataatttattttagttctgtgagtactctttaatttaatatattttgaactgtaaatttttattatttatgactcttttattacttataattactatataataaaaataaataaagtacaataaaaataaaaaacaaaaacaaaaaaaattatacaaatagtatataataattacaaccaacaatatatatcatatgaacaataaaagagtttgataaaaaaaattttgtaactaAGAACATAGAAAGAACTACTACCGTGTGAAATTATGTGGTTATGGGTATCCTTTTTATAGAAGAAAGGAAGGGTAATATaacaatagaaaattaaaaaaataacatcagaacactaaaaaaataatatgaaaaatatttatcatataaataaaaatacaataaaaaacataaaaattaaaatatgaaaaaaaactaaaaaatatttaaaagaaaattaaaatctttaccTTGGCAGTGATGGAAACAAATCTGAAAgagtttgataaaaaaaattttgtaactaaaaacatagaaaaaactACTACTGTGTGAAATTATGTGGTTATGGGCatcttttttatagaaaaaaggAAGGGTACAGTTGGTAGATATGAAATAAATTTGTTACCTAACTTTTCCAACGGTTATTAATTTTTCCAACGTGAACGCAGAAGCTTGAATTTTTAGCTTCTCGTGAACGTACGTTCACAGGTGAAAGTAATTCTGAGTTAGGGGTTTCAAGAAATTGCCAAACATAACAATGTGGTGTTCTAGACGCTCAAACGAGTTTTTTTGTTCTCCAACGtgaacccaaacccacccaCTCACACACACTAAAGGTTCTATCACTACCCAGCTATGGCTGGGATTCGAACCTGAGATGTGGCTTCTGTGAGGCCAACATATTGGCCATTGGAGCAATGCCTAAACGGATCAAATGAATCCAGCTTTTTTAAAAACGGTCGACAGATATTTTGGACCGGATCCAATGAAGTTGGGCTTATGACGGTTGGCCTAGAGATTGCTGTGAGCCCATTGATTactgagaaaaataaaaagaaacataaatCACTTAATCGGTATTCCGTAATCATTCTGCTCTGGCTCTTGCTCTTGCTCTTGCTCTTGCTCTAGTTGTGGTTGCAGCCTCCTCCATCTGTGGATCGCAACATAATCTCTCTAAATTTTGATTTGTGAAGGCGGTGGATGGCAAAAAACAACAAGTTCACCGCCATCAACTTCAACCACATTTACGACAAAACAACCTCTTCCAACCATCAAACGCCCAAAACCGCCGCCCCTTCTTCTCTCCCCTCCTCCTCCCCTTCCTTCTCCGCTTCATATTCTTCTGTCTCTGCTCCTAACAAACCCCATGGCCGGATCCTCGTCCTGACCCGACCCACACCCAAGCCCATCACTCCACCCACACAACTCCCCTCCAAACAACCCCAACCCACCCCCATCCAAACCGTTCCCGATCAACCACCCTCCGACACGATATCTCTTCGTCCCCAGGGCCGAACCGGATCCGGCCCGGTTCTCTCGGGCCCCAACCTCAAGGACAGGGCGGTGCACGTGGAGTCGCCGCCTCCGCTGATATCTCCGAAGCCCGACAAGTTTGTGCCGCCGCACCTTCGGCCCGGGTACGTGCCGAAGGTGGAGGAGGTGCCGCCTGGGCCGGAGATGGGCCGGGGCAGGGATTTGAACTATAGGAGGGGTGCACATGTCGGGTCGCCGGGCAAGTATGGGGAAGATGGGCGGCCCAAGTCTGGCGGATACGAGAGGATTAGGAGGGCTGGCGGGTCGGATGCCGGGTTGATGGGCCGCCCGAGATCATCCAGTGGGAGTCGACCTAGTTCAAGTGGATGGTacgtttttcttttccactttttaatttttaatttcccTTCAATAGTTACTGTTCATGTGGATTTTTTGTGGATTGTTTGGCCAATTTATTGTTCCTTTTAATGGCGTTGAcattttatagaatttttttcattttttggttTTGTGGGTTTGTCGTTTCTTGGATTTTGGTGGAACGTCATAGTGGTAGACTGATAGGTACTAGGAATCATCAAGCCAATAATACCTTTGGCTGTTTTTGtggattatgtttattgttTAGAGTAATTGTTTTGGTATATGTGAATTTTATTAGTAGATGTTAAGTTAATTATCTTCCAGTAATAGTAACTTTGGTTGTTAATATGGTTCGAAACTACCTACTGGTTTTGCTAATTCTGGTGTTGATATGTAATCCGAACCAACTATTTTCTATTTGTACAGAGAAATGAGACCTGTAACGGCTGCCTTAGTTGTGAAAATTTTCTGTAGCTACTAAGTTATTAGTTATGACTTATGAATGTTTGTCGTGGCATGGTTATTTTAGATATTTGCCTGATAAGTTGACTTTTGTACTATCTAGTGGGTTGGCCACTTGCCATATTGTAATGAGCTATATCTTATTTATATGCCTTTATTAGATTGGGCTAGATTCAAGTACTTGCTAAAATTTGATCACATTACTTGCTATCAATCATACAACCTTCCATATTGGTAACAAGAAATGTTTTAGGTACTCATTTTGCTTTGCACACCGAGTTAGTACATGCTAATTCTATAATTTGATGGAATGACAAACATGTGTTCTGATTTTAATATACCTGTCATACTATTTGGTGTTTTCTTCTTTATGTTTCGAATTATTTTCCTGAGGACGAAGATAAATGCACTTGAAAGGGTTCTTCTCTCTGCCAATTCACTGCATGCATCATATGATGTATCCTTTGTCCCTCTGGAACTGACATCACTTCTCACAACATGAAATAGATGACTACTCATGTGAAGATGATTAGAATAGTCTTTACGTGAAAATAATAGCTAAGATGTGGACACGTGTTATGGCAGACAGTTTAGTTAACCATATCAAATCATCTAATAGCTTTCGGATGTTATCTTCAGATGAAGATTATTTTAACCATTTTCATGTGAGTAGTTGGGAAAATCTCAAATCAATGGAAAACAATACCTGACCATGTGGTAGCTTTTCAACACATATCTACGGAGTTTATAACTAGATTTGTTTGTGCTAAGGAAGAGGCCTTAACACCCAAGTTATTCATTTTGTTGGTGTGAATTTGGCCCTTTCTTAACACCTCCCAATAGATTGTAGAATCAACATACATAtgtatttgtttttctttccagCTAAACTCTTTAAAGGGCATGTTTTTATACTTTGATCATATGTTGTTTGAGAGGAGATTCAATCGTTGATTTTGCTTGTATCAATTTGTTTCTTAACTGTTTTCAGCCAAGGCTATTTGGTAGTTGTCCCGTTGTGTGACCTACTTATATTCCTAGAAATCTTCTAATTAGGGGTGTGCATGGCCCGGCCCGGCCCATCCCCGAGCACTTTAGGACCTAATTTGATgtgatttcatcgggtctagggtcgGGTAAGGGTTTCAAAAATAGACCCgatcattatttcgggtcgggtccggGCCATGGCTCGGGTCACCCGATGGCCCgatcatcatacacaattaatattttgtgttattactGATGAATGAtggctattcttatgtggaatttaagtattgtaaaccttaatattttgtgttattagttattataagactataagttaatgttttatgtttaaaatgcataagattttagactaatgcataatgttgttatttgtattgatttaaatatttggagTTATtatacaatattagtattgattatgattatgctttaattttagagaagagttggttcttatttttctaagggaattttaccatgtcaaataatagTTGGAGCCTTgtaaatttagatattttcacATGTTAACTTATAAGAAGGTATCaaggtaatgtaatgtta belongs to Arachis duranensis cultivar V14167 chromosome 8, aradu.V14167.gnm2.J7QH, whole genome shotgun sequence and includes:
- the LOC107462253 gene encoding extensin is translated as MAKNNKFTAINFNHIYDKTTSSNHQTPKTAAPSSLPSSSPSFSASYSSVSAPNKPHGRILVLTRPTPKPITPPTQLPSKQPQPTPIQTVPDQPPSDTISLRPQGRTGSGPVLSGPNLKDRAVHVESPPPLISPKPDKFVPPHLRPGYVPKVEEVPPGPEMGRGRDLNYRRGAHVGSPGKYGEDGRPKSGGYERIRRAGGSDAGLMGRPRSSSGSRPSSSGWYVFLFHFLIFNFPSIVTVHVDFLWIVWPIYCSF